The genomic region TCTGAAATTGAATGTTCCTAGCGAACCAATAGCGCGTGGCTATCTGCGTGAAAGCGGTGTGTAGAGCACCCTTTTCCGGGAATGCAAGCAGGGATACAGAAGGGCGCCGACCATCCTGCGCCGCGATCGATGACGAAATCGTTCATGCGGCGGGGAGTTCGAGATGGGTGGCAATCTCCTGTTGATTGCTGACAACCGATGGCAGCAGCCCCGGTGCAGACTGCGGGTTCCCTTGAACGGAGTCGCGCCATGAAAGACAAGTTGATCTTCCATACCCACCCGATGTCCCGCGGTCGGGTTGCCCGCTGGATGCTGGAGGAAACCGGACTGCCCTACGAAACCGTGGTGCTCGACTACGGCACCACGATGAAGGCGCCGGAGTACCGGGAGATCAACCCGATGGGCAAGGTGCCGGCGCTGAAGCACGGCGATACCGTGATTACCGAGAATGCGGCGATCTGCCTGTACCTGGCCGACCTGGTGCCGGACAAGCAACTGGCGCCGGCGCCGGGTTCGAAGGAGCGCGGCAGCTACTACCGCTGGATCAGCTTCATGGGACCGCTGGAACAGCTGATGATCGCCAAGTCCACGGGCAAGCTGGCCGAACCGGCCCAGGCCGGCTACGGGACCGAGGCCGACGTGATCGCGACCCTGGAATCCGCCATTGGCGACAACGACCACCTGGTCGGCGACCACTTCACCGCCGCCGACCTGCTGGTGTCGGCCTACATCGGCTGGTACCTGCAATTCGAGATGCTGGAAGCTCGTCCGGCCTTCGTTCGTTTCGTCGAACTGCACAGGCAGCGGCCGGCAGCGTTGCGCGCCAATGCCATCGACGAGGCGTTGGCGCAGGAGCATCCGGTTCCGGGTGGTGGCTGAACGCCGCCCCTTCGGCTGCCTTCTACTGCAGTGACTTGAGCCGGTACAGGGCTTCGAGAGCCTGTTTCGGGGTCAGCTCGTCCGGGTCGAGTCCGGCCAGCGCCTCCATCGCCGCCGACGGCGCCCCGAACAGGCTCGCCTGGCGCGGGGCTTCGAGTGTTTCGGGGAGCAGGGGGGGCGCGGCCGGCGTGTCGTGGCCGCGCTGTTCGAGCTCAGCCAGCCGGCCCTTGGCTTGTTGCACCACCGCCTTCGGCAGACCGGCCAGTGCAGCGACCTGCAGGCCGAAGCTGCGGTTGGCCGGACCGTCCTTGACCGCGTGCATGAACACCAGCCGGTCGCCGAGGACCTTGTCGTGGTGCTCGACCGCGTCCAGGTGCACGTTGGCGATGCCGCTGCCCGGCCCGGCGAGTGCGGTCAATTCGAAATAGTGCGTCGCGAACAGCGTCCAGGCGCGGTTCTTCTCGGCGAGATGGCGCGCGCAGGCTTCGGCCAGGGCAAGGCCGTCGTAGGTCGAGGTGCCGCGGCCGATCTCATCCATCAGCACCAGCGACTGCTCGGTCGCGTGGTGGAGGATGTAACTGGTCTCGCTCATCTCGACCATGAAAGTCGACTGGCCCTTGGCCAGGTCGTCGCCGGCGCCGATTCGGGTCAGGATGCGGTCGATCGGCCCGATCACCGCGCGCGACGCCGGTACGAAGCTGCCGATGTGGGCGAGCAGCACGATCAGCGCGTTCTGGCGCATGTAGGTGCTCTTGCCGCCCATGTTAGGGCCGGTGATGACCAGCATGCGGCGGCCGTTGCCGCCGTCGGCGTCTTCGCTTGCATCCCCAGGACCAGGTCGTTGGGCTCGAACGGATCGTCGCGCACCGCCTCGACCACCGGGTGGCGGCCGCGTTCGATGTGCAGCTTCGGCGCGTCGGTCAGTTCCGGTCGTGCCCAGTCCAGCGCCTGCGCGCGCTCGGCCAGGCCGGCGAGCACGTCGAGCTCGGCCAGCGCGGCGGCGCAGGTCTTCAACTCGGGCAGGCGCTCGTTGAGCATGTCGAGCAGTTGCTCGTACAACAGGCGCTCGCGGGCCAGTGCACGTTCGCGCGCCGACAGCACCTTGTCCTCGAACTGCTTGAGTTCCTCGGTGATGTAGCGCTCGGCATTGGTCAGGGTCTGCCGGCGGGTGTAGTGGGTCGGTGCCTTGCCGGCCTGCGCC from Lysobacter alkalisoli harbors:
- a CDS encoding glutathione S-transferase family protein, with protein sequence MKDKLIFHTHPMSRGRVARWMLEETGLPYETVVLDYGTTMKAPEYREINPMGKVPALKHGDTVITENAAICLYLADLVPDKQLAPAPGSKERGSYYRWISFMGPLEQLMIAKSTGKLAEPAQAGYGTEADVIATLESAIGDNDHLVGDHFTAADLLVSAYIGWYLQFEMLEARPAFVRFVELHRQRPAALRANAIDEALAQEHPVPGGG